The DNA window CGCGGAGTCCGGCAGGACGAGTCATATCGCCGGACGGACAGCCCGGCGGCGGTCTCGGCCCGGTCCGGCGAGCGTCGGATTCCGCGTCCGGAGGCGCAGCATCCCTGCGGAGAGCGGCAGTTGGCGACCCCGGTCGGGGGTGGCGGGCGGCGGTGGGTGGCCGGGTGGCGCGGCGGGATCGCGCTATGCGGTGTCCGGGCGGGGAAATCTGCCTCGAAAGTGCCGCTTAGGGTTGCCAAAGTTAGGTGAACCTAAGTCGCCTCGTCGGCGCTGCTGCCGCCGACCTGAGGCCGCGCCTGGACTCCACCGTGCCCACCCTGGAGGAACCCCCGTGTCCGTGCACCACCAGCCCTCACCGCTCCGCCCCGACGGGATGCCGACCCGGCGCCGCCTGCTCGGCTCGGCTGCGGGCGCCGCCGCCCTGCTGGGCCTTGCCGCCTGCGGCTCGGGCGGCTCCGGCTCCAAGGGTGCCGCTGGGGCGTCCGTCGGGGCGTCCGCCGGGGCGTCGGCCGCCTCGACCCGGGTGGTCGACACCGCCAAGGGGAAGGTCACGGTACCGGCCCGGCCCCAGCGGGTGGTGATCCTCAATGACTTCCCGATGGCCGCGATGTTCGACCTCGGGCAGCTGCCGGTGGGCCTCTTCAACGCCGGCGAGGAGTATGTCGCGCAGCCGTACCTGGAGCGGTGGCGCTCCATCCCCAAGGTCTCCAACGGCGTCGGCGGCACCGTGGAGGTCGAGAAGGTGGCCGCCCTCCAGCCGGACCTGATCATCGGCATCGACGCCCAACCCAACCTGCCGTATGAGCAGCTCAGCCGACTGGCGCCGACCGTACTGCTGCCCTTCAGCAAGTCCAAGACCCCCTGGCGGGACATGGCGGAGCAGACCGCCGTGGTCCTCGGCCTGCCGGACGCCCTCGCCAAGCTCAAGCAGCGCTACGCCGACCGGGCGGCGCAGATCAGGAAGGAGCGCGCGGCGGTGCTGGCGCGCTACCGCTGGGCCCTGCTCCAGGGCGGCTTCGACGAGGGTCAGTGGTGGCTCTACGGACCCGAATCCAACATCGGCGGCATCCTCGCCGCCGCCGGGGCCCGCTTCTCCAGCGGCTCCGTGCGGGTGAAGGAGCAGGCGTCGGTCTCCTATGAGCTGGTGACCTCCCGGCTCTCCGACGCGGACGCGATCTTCTACTACACGACCAACGACGGGAAGCCGGCCAACCTCGGCCCCAAGCTCTTCGCCCAGCAGTCCTTCCAGAAGCTGCCCGCCGTGCGGGCCGGCCACCTCTACGGCAGCATCGCCTTCCTGCCCGCCGGCTACACCGAGGCGCTGATGGCGCTGGACGACTTCGACAGCGCGCTGCGGAAGCTGTGACGCCCGTACGCCCCGCCCCGTCAGCCCCGGGCGGAGCGGGGCGGATCGGCGAAGTAGGCGCCGGGGGTGCGCCCGGTCTCCAGCCGGAACGCGGCCACGAACGCGCTGGGCGTGGAGTAGCCGACCCGGCGGGCCACCGACGCCAGCGGCCGGTTGGCCGCCAGGTGCCCGAGGGCGGCCCGCAGCCGCACCCGGGTCCGCCAGCGGCCGAACGGCATGCCGGTCTCGGCGGCGAAGAGCCGCGCCAGCGTACGGCCGCTGGCGCCCACCTCGCGGCCCCAGCCGTCCAGCGTCCGCTCGTCCGAGGGATGGGCGATCAGCGCCTCGGCGACCCGGCGGGCCCGGGTGTCCAGCGGCATGGGCACATCGATGGTGGTCACGCCCACCGGCCGCAGCAGGTCGAAGAGGACGGCCTCGGCCCGGGACCGCGCGCCCGGACCGAGGTCCGGGGCGGCCAGATGGGTGATCAGCTCGCGCAGCAGCGGGCCCACCCCGACCACCGTCGGGTCGTGCCACCCGGCCGGGCAGTGCGCGGGCGGCAGATAGACGCTCCGCATCAGCGCGGGACGGGTGGCCCCGGTCGCATGGGGGACCCCGGCCGGTATCCAGAGCGCCATGGTCGGCGGCAGCACCCAGGAGCGGTCGCCGATGTCCACGGTCAGTACACCGCTCGGGCTCCAGGCCAGTTGGTGGGTCTCATGGTCGTGCAGGTCGAAGCGCTGGCCCGGCTGCATGTCGAAGGTCCGCACGCAGATCGCGGCCGGGTCCGGCGCCTCCGCGCGGGGTTGTCCGTTCGGCGACATGGAACGGCACCCTATCTCCTGTACGACAATCCGTCCGGCTGCCTAGGGTCGACCAGGGCACCACACGACGACCCCGCCCCCGGCCGGGACGAGCCGGACCGGCCCCGCAGACCAGACCGGCCCCGCAGACCAGACCAGCCCCGCAGAGAGGATCCACCGCACATGTCCGTCGCCTCCGGCACCGCCGAGGACCAGGGCACGGACGGCGGACCCGCTGGCGCCGCCGCCCCGCAGCGCGGCCCGGACGCGCTGCTGGCCGCCACCGCGCGCGGACAGGCCGCCCAGCTCACCACGGCAACGCTGCTCATCGTCGGCCACCAGAGCTGCGAGGCCCTGGTCCCGGTGCTGGTGGGCGTGGTCGTGGACCGCGCGGTGGACGGCGGCACCGGCCGCTCGCTGCTGCTCTGGCTCACCCTGCTGGGCTTGGACTTCATCGCCCTCTCGCTCTGCTTCCGCTTCGGCTCCCGGGCCTCCACCCGCGCCACCGAGGGCGCCGCCCACACCCTGCGGGTCGCGCTCGCCGGACGGCTGCTGGCCCCCCACGGCGGCGCCGACCGCGACCGGCTGCCGGGCGACCTGCTGACCGTCGTCACCTCCGACGCCCAGCAGGTCGGCCGGTTCAACTCCACCCTCACCACCGCCGCCGGAGCGGTCGCCGCCCTCACCCTGGGCGCCGTCCTGCTGCTGCGGATGTCCGTCCTGCTCGGCCTGGTCGTCCTGCTCGGCACCCCGCTGGTCCTCGCCGTGATGCACCGGCTGGGGCAGCCCCTGGAACGGCGCAGCGCCGCCGAGCAGGCCGCCGCCGCCCGCGCCGCCGGGACCGCCGTGGACCTGGTCGGCGGCCTACGGGTGCTCAAGGGCCTGCGGGCCGAGCGCCCGGCCTTCGACCGGTACCGGGAGACCAGCCGGACCAGCCTGCGCGCCACCGTCGCGGCGGCCCGCGCCGAAGCCCTGCTGGACGGGGGCGCGGTGCTGCTCGCCGGAATCCTGGTCACCGCCGTCGCCCTGGTCGCCGGGCGCCTCGCGGTGCAGGGCCGGATCGGCCTCGGCGACCTGATCGCCTGCGCCGGACTCTGCCAGTTCCTCATCGGCCCCACCCAGTCCCTGATGTCCGTCGGACCCGCCCTGGCCCGCGCCCGGGCCTCCGCCCGCCGGGCGGTGGCCCTGCTCGACGCCCCACCCGCCGTCTCCGGCGGGACGCACACCCCGGCCGCACCGGTGACCGGCGCCCTGAGCGTCCACGGCCTGACCCACGGACGGCTGCACGGCCTGACCCTGGACATCGCCCCGGGAGAACACCTCGGCCTGGTCGCCCCCGACCCCGCCGAGGCGGCCGACCTGCTGGGCTGCCTCTCCGGCGACACGACCCCCACCACCGGCTCCATCCACCTCGACGGGACACCACTGGCCGACCTCACCCTCGAAGCAGCCCGCGCCGCAATCCTGGTGGCACCTCACCAGCCATACCTCTTCGACGGCACCCTCCTGGCCAACCTCCACGACGGCCACCCCCACCCCCACCCCTTGCCCCAACCCTGCCGACCCCCGCCCCGACCCCACCGACCCCTGCCCCAACCCCACCGACCCGTGCTTCAACCGCGCCGACCCCTGCCCCGAGCCCGTCGGCCTCCGCCCCAACCCGGCCGACCCGTGCTTCAACCGCGCCGACCCCTGCCCCGAGCCCGTCGTTCTCCGCCTCAACCCCGCCGACCCCTGCCTCGATCTCGTCGGCCTCCGCCTCAACCCCGCAGGCCCCTGCCCCGACCCCACCGACCTCCGCCTCAACCGCGCCGACCTCCGCCTCAACCGCGCCGACCTCTGCCCCGACCCCACCGACCTCCGCCCCGACCCCACCGACCTCCGCCTCAACCGCGCCGACCTCCGCCTCAACCGCGCCGACCTCCGCCCCAACCCCACCGACCCCTGCCCCAACCCCGCCGCCCTCCGCCTCAACCCCGCCGACCTCCACGCCACCCGGAGCCGTTCCGGCCGACCTGGTCGGGGTCGCCGACCGGCGGGCGCTGGCCGCCGCCGCAGCCGACGAACTGGCCCAGAGCCTTCCCGACGGCCTGCACACCCGGCTCGGGGAGCAGGGCGCCTTCCTCTCCGGCGGTCAGCGCCAGCGGGTCGCCCTGGCCCGAGCCCTGCGGGCGGAGCCCCCGGTGCTGGTCCTCCATGAACCCACCAGCGCCATCGACACCGTGACGGAGGCCCGGATCGCCGACGGCATACGGGCGCTGCGCGCCGGCCGCACCACCGTCGTGGTGACCTCCTCGCCGACGCTGCTGGCCGCCTGCGACCGCGTGGTGCTCCTCGACGGCGGGGCCGTGGCCGCCGCCGGCCCGCACCACCGGCTCGCCGCCCAGGACTCGCGGTACCAGGCGGCGGTGCTCCGGTGACCGGCGACGAGTACGTCCTGCTCCCCACGGCCACGCCGTCCCGCACCCGGCGGCTGGCCGCCGAACTGGTCCGCCCGCAGCGCCGACTCGCCCTGCTGGCCGCCCTGGTCTTCGCGGCCGAGGCCGCCGCCGGTCTGGTCGGGCCGCTGGCGCTGGGGTGGATCGTCGACACCGTGCAGCGGCGCGGCGGTACGGGAGAGGTGGCCATGGCCGCCGCCGTACTGCTGACCGCCGCAGCGGTGCAGGCGGCGCTGGCCGCCGCCGGACGCGCCCTGGTGGCCCAGGTCGGCGAGACCGCCCTCGCCCGGCTGCGCGAACGCGTGGTCGCCCGCGTCCTGGCGCTGCCCGCCCGCCGCATCGAGGAGGCCGGTACCGGAGATCTGGCGGCGCGGGTCGGCGACGACGCCTCGCTGGTCGCCGCCGCCGTCCGCAGCGTGCTCCCGGACCTGGCGGGCTCGGCGCTGACCATCGGCTTCACGGTGCTCGGACTCGCCGCCCTGGACTGGCGGTTCGCGCTGGCCGGGCTGTGTGCGCTGCCCGTCCAGGCCGCCGCGCTGCGCTGGTATCTGCGCCACTCCGGTCCGCTGTACGCGGCCGAGCGGGTCGCCGGGGGAGAGCGGACCCGGCAGATCCTGGAGTCGGTGGGCGGGGTCGAGACGGTCCGGGCGTTCCGGCTGGGCGGCGACCACACCCGCCGGGTCGCCGAGCGGTCCGGCACCGCCCTGGGCTTCGCGGTACGGGCGACCGCGATGCGGTCGAAGTTCTTCGGCCGGCTCAATGTCGCCGAGTTCATCGGGCTGGGACTGATCCTGGTGGCCGGGTTCCACCTGGTCCGCTCCGGCCAGGCCCGGGTGGGCGAGGCGACTGCGGCGGCGCTGCTCTTCACCCGCCTCTTCGACCCGGTGAACCTGCTGCTGGCCCTGGTCGCCCGGGCCCAGGAGGCGGGCGCCGGACTGGCCCGCCTGGTGGGCGTGGCCGACCTCGTCCCGGCCGACGACCTCACCGTCCCGGACCCCTCGGGCACCCCGGCCGTCCGCCGCTCCCAGGACCCGCCCCCGGTACGGGTGTCCGGGGTGCACCACGCGTACCGGCCCGGCCATCCGGTACTGCACGGCATCGACCTGCGGCTGGCACCCGGGGAACTGGTCACGCTCGTCGGTACCAGCGGGGCGGGCAAGAGCACCCTGGCCCGGATCGTCGCCGGGGTACACCCGCCCACCGCCGGGGAGGTCGTCATCGGCTCCGACCGGCCCTCGGTGCTGCTGCTGGACCAGGACACCCATGTGTTCGCCGGGACCCTCGCCGACAACCTGCTGCCCGCCCGCCCGGACGCCGCCGAGCCGGACCTGCTCGCGGCACTCGACCAGGCCGGAGCCCTGCCGTGGGTGCAGGCCCTGCCGCAGGGACTGCGGACCGTGGTCGGCGCGGGCGGCACCCGGCTGACGCCCGTCCAGGCCCAGCAACTCGCCCTGGCCAGGCTGGCGTTGGCCGACCCGCCGGTCGCCGTCCTGGACGAGGCGGCGGCTGAAGCCGGCAGCGACGGCGCCCGTACGCTGGAGGCCGCCGCCCGCGAGATCCTGCGCGGCCGCACCGCCCTGGTGGTCGCCCACCGCCTCGCCCAGGCGGTCACCGCCGACCGCGTGGTCGTCCTCGACGCGGGACGCATCGTCGAGCAGGGCCCCCACCACCAACTGGCCGCCGCCGGCGGCCGCTACGCCGCCCTCTGGGCCGCCTGGCCCGGCCACACCGCCGACGAACCGACCCCCCTCACCCCATAGCCCCGCCGCTCCCGCCACGGCCGACGCCCTGCGCTGGGGGTCAAGCGGCGCCGACAGGCTGATGCTGTCGGCGGATCCAGGCATACGTCCCATGCGAGGATCCGTGGGACGCTCACGGCAAGTACGTGAAGTGACCTGTGGACGGTGCTCTCTGGGTTAGACCGTCTGCTCGATCTGTTCGAAGATGTCGGCGTCCGTCTCCTGCTGCCACTTCGGCAGTTCGTCCCAGTCTGCGACGTAGCCGGGCTTGGGGTCCTCGATGTGCTTGTGGATCTGTGCGGTCCAGCACAGGGCGACGAATCGGCCCTTCTGCTCGCGTGAGAGCTTCGCGGTGTTGCCGGCGGACACCTGGACGAAGTCGCGGACCTGCCCGTAGACGGCGGCGGCGCACGCGCGCTCCCAGTCGGGCGTCTCCTCCCACGGCGCGATGTAGCCGGGCTTGGGCTCGCCGGGGTAGTGCCTGGTCACGCCCGCGATCCATGCCTCGCGGAAGTAGCGGCCGTCGTTGGTCATGCTGTTACTCCTGCTGTCAGGCGGCGCTGCCCAGCGCCGAGATCCGGTGGTGCAGTTCCGAGACTCGCCCATCGCTCATGAGCGGGGCAAGACGGTCCTGCAGTGCTTTCGGGACCGGAGGTGCGGCCAGCCGTCCGTACTGGCGGGTGGCTGGGCTGCCGACCCCTGTCACTCGGTGCCCCGCCGCCCGATGCGGATGAGGAACTCGTTGTCCTCCGGGAACGCGTCCTCGGTGCTGTGCTGGGCGAGGGCGCTCTCCACCGCCGCCCCGAACTCGCCGAGGCGGCCTACGAAGAGGTGCGGTGCGGCGAAACTGGTGGAGTAGAGGTAGCCGAGGATGCTGTCGGTGCTCCATGTCCGGTGGACCGGCACCCGGATCTCCTCGACCCGGTTGAAGGGTGACTCCTCCATGATTTCGCTGTAGGGCCGGTCGTGGTGCTTGAAGGTGCTGTCGCCAGCGCGCCGTTCCTCGCCGAGGAAGCTCTGGACGACCGCGCGCACGGACTGCTTCCAGGGGCTGTCGGCGGCCCAGAAGCTGTTGTCGCCGAGGATGGCGACGGCACCGCCGGGGGCGACCTGGTCGTCGAGGCGGGCGAGCACGGTGGCCTGGTCGAGCCAGTGGAAGGCCCGGCAGATCGTCACGAGGTCGGCGCGCCAGCCGACCGGGGGCCTGAAGTTCTCGGCCGTCGACTCGATGAGCGACAGACTGGCCCCGTCGGGGAGTTGGGGCCGGAGAGCCGCCTCGGCGCCCTTGAGCATGTCGGGGTCGTTGTCGATGGCGATGATGTCGTCGAACCGGCCGAGCAGGGCTTCGGCGACCAGTCCGGTGCCGGTGCCGATGTCCAGCAGCCGGCGGGGCTCGGTGGGTGCGACGGCCTGGTCGAGGACGGATGCGACCTCCTCGGGGATGCCCGGGCGGTACTGGCGGTAGTAGTCGGCGGTGCCGCTGAACAGGCTCATGGGTTCCTCGGATCGAGTAGCCGGGGGGACGTGCCGGACTGCGTCGGTGAGTTCGTGGGCGACGAGCAGGCTGTGTTCAACGAGGACGTGTTCGTCGGGGACCGTACGGCCATGGGACGTGCGGCTGCCCGACGCCGCAGCAGGCCGACGGATCACCGCGCCCGTTGCCGGCGCCCTGCACACCCGCCTGGACGCCCTGCGCCGCCTGGACGACCAACTCGGCTCCGGACAGCTCCGGCCCCTTGCCGAGGCCGAGCTGCAACTGATCACCGATCTTCTGACCGCCGGCTCCTACAGCCAGGCCACCATGAACAGCCTCTTCTCCGCCGCCTCCGAGGCATCCCGGATCTGCGGCTGGCTCGCCTACGACACCGGACACCACACCACGGCACGCAGGCACTACCTCACCGCCCTGCGCACAGCCGCCGGCGCCGGCGACGACATTGCCGGCGCCCATGCCCTGAGCTACGCGGCCATCCAGGCGTACTCCACCGACCGCCCCCGCGATGCCGTGAAGATGCTCGACGCCGCACACTCCCGTACCCGTGCCGTCGCCACACCGCGGATGCAGGCCATGCTCCACGCCCGTCAGGCCCGCGCCTTCTCCAAGACCGGTGGAGACCGCGCGGCGTGCATCCGTGCCATCAACGCTGCCTTCGACGCATACGCCCAAGGCCCGCACGACGATGACCCGGCCTTCACCTACTGGGTCAGCGAGGCCGAGCTGCTGAGCATCGCAGGCTCCTCGGCTCTGTCGCAGGGCGACCACCGTCAGGCGATCAGCTACTTCCGCCGCGCCACGGACGCCGCCGCGTACGACGCGACGGATACCCGCGGGCGGCGGCCATCTACTACGTCCGAGCGGCGGAGGCGCACCTGGGTCTGGGTGAGATGGAGGACGCCTGTTCTGCCGCGTCACGTGCCGTGCGCTGCCTGGGTCGGGTGAACTCGTCCCGGGGGAGCGGCACGCTGGCGGACCTGCGGACGCACCTCGGCCGTTTCGACTCCGTTCCGATTGTCCGGGACGTTCTCGACGAGATTGCCTGACTGCGGGCCGGCCCGCAGCGGACAGGCCCGACAGGGCGGAGCGCCGATGCCCGGATCGGTCGGCGGCCAGGGCGGTGGTATCGCCGGTGCGCCGGTGGGCAGTTGGCGCGGGAACGGTGGGTCCGCTGCCCGACGACATCACCGTCCACCCGGACGCCGGCTACGACTCCGACCAGACCCGCACCCTGCTCAACGAACGCGGCCTTCACGGCCGTATCGCGCACAGAGGCGAGAAGGCGCCCATCCAGGCCAGTCAGCGCCGGCACGTCGAACGCACCCACGCCTGGCAGAACGCCTTCCACCCGCTCGCCCGCTGCTACGAGCGCCCGAACCGCCGACCATGACCGCACCCCTGTCCGCGCCGGCTTTAGGAGGTGTACAGCGACTGCAACCTGGTCACCCGGCCCTTCCCGTCGAAGCTGAGGTCGTACCCCAGCCCCGAGCGGGAGGAGCTCGGCTCGGACATCAGCCGGTTGACGAACTCGGCCTGGGAGTAGGGGGAGGGGGCGGAGTTGTCGCCCAGCGGGACCGACAGCAGCACCCGGGCGTCTGTGGCCATGAGCACCGTGGTGTAGGGCCCTTCGCCGGGGATGATCAACCACGCCTCGTGCGGGCCCGTGGCGGCCACCTTCCGGGCCGTCCGCACTGACAGGTAGGTCCGTCCGCCGCTGATCCAGCCCTCGCGTATCTGCATGAACTGCTTGGTACCGGCCCAGCGCGTCGTGCCGGCCGGGGCGGTGCCCTCGCCGGGCGCGGCGGGCGCGGTCGTCGCGGTGGGCGGGGTCGGCACGGCGGCCTGGCCGGACGCCGACGCTGAAGCCGTCACCGGTGTTGCCGAGGCAACGGCGTCCGCCTGCCCTTCGCCGCCCTTGCCGGTGCATGCGGTCAGGGCAAGAGCGGTCAGGGCAAGAGCGGTCAAGGCGAGAGCGGTCAGAGGAAGGGCGCCGGTTCGGCGGCGAGAAGTGAGCACGGCAAGGTCCCATCGGATCGGATGCGGTCGGGATACATGAGCTCTACGCCCTGGCCCGCCGCTGGGTTGCACCTCGATGCCGTGAATGCGGCGGCGGCCTCAGTCGGTCTCCCGCAAGGACTCCACCCGGCCCTCGCTGTCATAGTCGATCGCGAACATCCACCGCGGCCCGGCAGCCAGCCGGCTCACCAACTGGTCCAGCCGCATATCCGCAGGGGACGCGCCGGAGAGCCGCCGTGCTTCCACCAGCGTCCACCGCGGCAGGGTCAGCGTGTGCACCACACCCGTGGGCACCGCGGTCCCCCGGACGGTACGGAGCTGCTCGACGGTGACCC is part of the Peterkaempfera bronchialis genome and encodes:
- a CDS encoding ABC transporter substrate-binding protein; its protein translation is MSVHHQPSPLRPDGMPTRRRLLGSAAGAAALLGLAACGSGGSGSKGAAGASVGASAGASAASTRVVDTAKGKVTVPARPQRVVILNDFPMAAMFDLGQLPVGLFNAGEEYVAQPYLERWRSIPKVSNGVGGTVEVEKVAALQPDLIIGIDAQPNLPYEQLSRLAPTVLLPFSKSKTPWRDMAEQTAVVLGLPDALAKLKQRYADRAAQIRKERAAVLARYRWALLQGGFDEGQWWLYGPESNIGGILAAAGARFSSGSVRVKEQASVSYELVTSRLSDADAIFYYTTNDGKPANLGPKLFAQQSFQKLPAVRAGHLYGSIAFLPAGYTEALMALDDFDSALRKL
- a CDS encoding class I SAM-dependent methyltransferase translates to MSLFSGTADYYRQYRPGIPEEVASVLDQAVAPTEPRRLLDIGTGTGLVAEALLGRFDDIIAIDNDPDMLKGAEAALRPQLPDGASLSLIESTAENFRPPVGWRADLVTICRAFHWLDQATVLARLDDQVAPGGAVAILGDNSFWAADSPWKQSVRAVVQSFLGEERRAGDSTFKHHDRPYSEIMEESPFNRVEEIRVPVHRTWSTDSILGYLYSTSFAAPHLFVGRLGEFGAAVESALAQHSTEDAFPEDNEFLIRIGRRGTE
- a CDS encoding AraC family transcriptional regulator — encoded protein: MSPNGQPRAEAPDPAAICVRTFDMQPGQRFDLHDHETHQLAWSPSGVLTVDIGDRSWVLPPTMALWIPAGVPHATGATRPALMRSVYLPPAHCPAGWHDPTVVGVGPLLRELITHLAAPDLGPGARSRAEAVLFDLLRPVGVTTIDVPMPLDTRARRVAEALIAHPSDERTLDGWGREVGASGRTLARLFAAETGMPFGRWRTRVRLRAALGHLAANRPLASVARRVGYSTPSAFVAAFRLETGRTPGAYFADPPRSARG
- a CDS encoding ABC transporter ATP-binding protein, whose product is MTGDEYVLLPTATPSRTRRLAAELVRPQRRLALLAALVFAAEAAAGLVGPLALGWIVDTVQRRGGTGEVAMAAAVLLTAAAVQAALAAAGRALVAQVGETALARLRERVVARVLALPARRIEEAGTGDLAARVGDDASLVAAAVRSVLPDLAGSALTIGFTVLGLAALDWRFALAGLCALPVQAAALRWYLRHSGPLYAAERVAGGERTRQILESVGGVETVRAFRLGGDHTRRVAERSGTALGFAVRATAMRSKFFGRLNVAEFIGLGLILVAGFHLVRSGQARVGEATAAALLFTRLFDPVNLLLALVARAQEAGAGLARLVGVADLVPADDLTVPDPSGTPAVRRSQDPPPVRVSGVHHAYRPGHPVLHGIDLRLAPGELVTLVGTSGAGKSTLARIVAGVHPPTAGEVVIGSDRPSVLLLDQDTHVFAGTLADNLLPARPDAAEPDLLAALDQAGALPWVQALPQGLRTVVGAGGTRLTPVQAQQLALARLALADPPVAVLDEAAAEAGSDGARTLEAAAREILRGRTALVVAHRLAQAVTADRVVVLDAGRIVEQGPHHQLAAAGGRYAALWAAWPGHTADEPTPLTP
- a CDS encoding ABC transporter transmembrane domain-containing protein — its product is MSVASGTAEDQGTDGGPAGAAAPQRGPDALLAATARGQAAQLTTATLLIVGHQSCEALVPVLVGVVVDRAVDGGTGRSLLLWLTLLGLDFIALSLCFRFGSRASTRATEGAAHTLRVALAGRLLAPHGGADRDRLPGDLLTVVTSDAQQVGRFNSTLTTAAGAVAALTLGAVLLLRMSVLLGLVVLLGTPLVLAVMHRLGQPLERRSAAEQAAAARAAGTAVDLVGGLRVLKGLRAERPAFDRYRETSRTSLRATVAAARAEALLDGGAVLLAGILVTAVALVAGRLAVQGRIGLGDLIACAGLCQFLIGPTQSLMSVGPALARARASARRAVALLDAPPAVSGGTHTPAAPVTGALSVHGLTHGRLHGLTLDIAPGEHLGLVAPDPAEAADLLGCLSGDTTPTTGSIHLDGTPLADLTLEAARAAILVAPHQPYLFDGTLLANLHDGHPHPHPLPQPCRPPPRPHRPLPQPHRPVLQPRRPLPRARRPPPQPGRPVLQPRRPLPRARRSPPQPRRPLPRSRRPPPQPRRPLPRPHRPPPQPRRPPPQPRRPLPRPHRPPPRPHRPPPQPRRPPPQPRRPPPQPHRPLPQPRRPPPQPRRPPRHPEPFRPTWSGSPTGGRWPPPQPTNWPRAFPTACTPGSGSRAPSSPAVSASGSPWPEPCGRSPRCWSSMNPPAPSTP